In the genome of Syntrophorhabdaceae bacterium, the window ATAATGGAGGTAATCAATTGAATATTGCTGTCATCGGGGTAGGGGGAGTGGGTGGTTATTTCGGGGGGAAAATGGCCAGGGCAAACGAACACAGCACTGAAAACAAGATCTTCTTTGTTGCCCGCGGAAAACACTTTCAGGAAATTGCCAGGAACGGCCTCTTACTCGATACCGATAAGGGTGAATATATCTGTAAACCCTGGGTAATTACGGATGATATAGGTTCTCTACCGATCCTGGATGCAGTACTTGTATGCGTGAAAGGGTATGATCTGTCAGAGGTAACAGACTCGTTAAAAAATAAGGTTAACCAGGAAACAATCATTTTACCGCTTCTTAATGGAGTAGATATTTATCAGAGAATAAAGACAAAACTCAACGAGGCGACAGTGCTGCCTTCCTGTGTTTATGTCGGAACTCATATTGAAAGGCCTGGAAAAGTAACCCAGCGGGGCGGGGCGTGCAAGATCCATTTTGGAGATGACCCCGAGAAGAAAGGTATCGGGGACCGGTTCTTCAGAATATTGGAAGAAAGCGGGATCGAATACAATTATACCCATGATCCATATGCAGAGATCTGGAGCAAATACATATTTATCGCTGCATACGGGTTGGTAACAGCGAATTATAATAAGACGCTGGGTGAGATACTGGAGAACCAGGACTTATCGAATGAGGTACGATCAATAATGGCAGAGATATATAATCTGGCTAAAGCACAATCCGTGGCTCTTCCAAAAAGCATTGTGGAAGAATCCTATGAAAAAGGGAGGAAATTCCCATACGAGACGAAGACCTCATTTCAACGTGATTATGAAATAACCGGAAAGAAGGATGAAAGAGATTTATTTGGCGGCACTATCCTGCGAATGGGCGAAGAATATAAGGTTGATATAAAACAAA includes:
- a CDS encoding 2-dehydropantoate 2-reductase codes for the protein NGGNQLNIAVIGVGGVGGYFGGKMARANEHSTENKIFFVARGKHFQEIARNGLLLDTDKGEYICKPWVITDDIGSLPILDAVLVCVKGYDLSEVTDSLKNKVNQETIILPLLNGVDIYQRIKTKLNEATVLPSCVYVGTHIERPGKVTQRGGACKIHFGDDPEKKGIGDRFFRILEESGIEYNYTHDPYAEIWSKYIFIAAYGLVTANYNKTLGEILENQDLSNEVRSIMAEIYNLAKAQSVALPKSIVEESYEKGRKFPYETKTSFQRDYEITGKKDERDLFGGTILRMGEEYKVDIKQTKHIYESLDMKKVI